A DNA window from Solanum lycopersicum chromosome 3, SLM_r2.1 contains the following coding sequences:
- the LOC101259220 gene encoding sister chromatid cohesion protein SCC2 isoform X1 produces MANSSGSSGVPHGISLSNTVHSEIAPSLPLPSLPVFCGALDHQLRLFDERSESRSLNRSDILIHANKIADLLHNTDVSYLNLRADASSQSHGFVGHLDLLNEVLTCNSEAFALINAAHCSSFSGPIKETARSRNANSNSLESVPAVQLPQQGTVEIHNYQHDHAISDLTASSRKPKVKKKGRESTLLSSGPDASECQDAVAAGFCEMLEDFCGRAEIFSDEREEREFLAVSVADLKVVLREITSIRAKKALNSIPVDNLLRFLRVLDHQIHRAEGLSINDSEHMDAEVVSSIFCALESIHAALAIMAYNGMPKQLYKEEIIERIVEFSRHQVMDVIFGSDPVYRALHKPPERGIPEGEEDGEVNGDFVSPNRKKRSTRSAKPRKSTSNKVSSAVGNILQKLDVILGFLKELCTIEHLPDSCIIQLIKTCFTTFVVENIQLLQMKSISLISGIFYAYTQHRASIMDEALLILLKLPSSKRMPRTYPLPDEEQRQIQFITALLIQIVHSSSNLPDVLRESSDSPSLEVSVDASYPTKSCESVTEACCLFWSRVLQRLTNTKNQEAAELKTMIENLVIDLLTTLNLPEYPASAPLLEVLCVLLLQNAGLKSKDISVRSMAIDLLGTIAARLKQDAVRCREEKFWIVKELRSGEMIDRNPPKDACSVCSDTRIEKSLVQCHGCQRLFHLNCTGIRGHDIPNRGFHCQMCISKKQLLVLKSLCESQSNDAGQNNRTNSGKMSQVAEAITNLEIVQQLLLNYLRDAATVDDLHLFTRWFYLCLWYKDDPNSEQKFMYYVARLKSQAIVRDSGSLSSLMTRESAKKITLALGQNSSFSRGFDKILQVLLASLRENSPIIRAKALRAVSIIVEADPEVLGDKLVQTAVEGRFCDSAISAREAALELVGRHIASYPDVGLKYFEKLAERIKDTGVSVRKRAIKIIRDMCTSNSNFLELTTACVEIISRVNDEESSVQDLVCKTFYEFWFEEPSGSQHHYFGDGSSVPLEVAKKTEQIVQMLRRMPSLQLLVTVIKRNLALDFFSQSAKAVGINPASLASVRRRCELMCKCLLEKILQVIEMNTGEGEVLMLPYMRLLHAFCVVDPTLCAPASDPSQFVITLQPYLKSQADNRVAAQLLESIIFVIDSVLPLLRKLPESVAEELEQDLKQMIVRHSFLTVVHACIKCLCSVSNVAGRGSTIVEHLIQLFFKRLDALGFSNKQHFQQVGRSLFCLGLLIRYSSSLLHASVSSNNLHVSSSLNLFKKYLQAEDFVIKVRSLQALGYVFIARPECMLEKDVGRILEATLSSNTDTRLKMQSLQNMYEYLLDAESQMGTNNASENEDANTAVGGPSVPVAAGAGDTNICGGIIQLYWSKILERCLDVNEQVRQSSLKIVEVVLRQGLVHPITCVPSLIALETDPQEVNSKLAHHLLMNMNEKYPSFFESRLGDGLQMSFMFIQAMNKGDSQSLKPQSKAPGIISGKSEPGSFTHARLGVSRIYKLIRGNRISRNKFMASVVRKFDTPSLGDLVGPFLIYCTEILASLPFTSPDEPLYLIYSINRIIQVRAGTVEANMKGFLQFLQAGYQKLNGSGGIQTESNQPIRCQTETMVASTKIEEVLEGDHVGVDYGSVEPYMPHLASLNPHGISNTDLQMIQVECLAAGALQLLLRLKRHLKILYDLNDARCQAYSPNDPLKPGESLSKQSLPFNVNEINIEHPKNYEDFVQRYQEFKNALKEDTVDYAIYTANIKRKRAAPRRSRKSGRMMGGCEDEEYEEDEDWGSGMKSSNSGRRSSSRLRQHL; encoded by the exons ATGGCAAATTCAAGTGGCAGTAGTGGTGTTCCTCATGGTATAAGTTTATCGAATACAGTGCACTCTGAAATTGCCCCGTCTTTGCCTTTGCCGTCACTTCCTGTCTTCTGCGGCGCACTCGATCATCAACTTAGGTTGTTCGACGAGCGGAGTGAATCCAGATCGTTGAATCGGAGTGACATACTTATTCACGCTAACAAAATTGCTGATCTGCTTCACAATACAGACGTTTCTTATTT GAACCTTAGAGCTGATGCAAGTTCACAATCTCATGGCTTTGTGGGACACCTTGACCTGCTTAATGAAGTGCTGACATGTAACTCTGAAGCCTTTGCTCTAATAAATGCAG CACATTGTTCAAGTTTCTCAGGCCCCATTAAGGAGACTGCACGAAGTCGCAACGCTAATTCAAATTCTCTTGAGAGTGTACCTGCTGTCCAACTTCCACAACAAGGCACTGTAGAGATCCACAATTATCAGCACGACCATGCTATTAGT GATCTTACTGCATCTTCTAGGAAACCAAAAGTTAAGAAGAAAGGAAGGGAGAGCACCTTACTATCAAGTGGCCCTGATGCTTCTGAATGTCAAG ATGCAGTTGCAGCAGGTTTTTGTGAGATGTTGGAAGATTTTTGTGGCAGGGCAGAAATTTTTAGTGATGAGCGGGAGGAAAGAGAATTTTTAGCAGTGTCTGTGGCAGATCTTAAAGTTGTTCTGAGGGAGATCACATCCATCCGAGCAAAGAAAGCACTGAATTCGATTCCAGTTGATAATCTACTAAGATTTCTTAGGGTCTTAGATCACCAGATTCATCGAGCAGAAGGTTTATCAATTAATGATAGTGAACAT ATGGATGCAGAGGTTGTGTCATCGATTTTCTGTGCTTTAGAGTCCATTCATGCAGCTTTAGCTATAATGGCTTACAATGGGATGCCTAAGCAATTGTATAAGGAAGAA ATCATTGAAAGAATCGTGGAGTTCTCCCGGCACCAAGTTATGGATGTTATCTTTGGTAGTGATCCCGTGTACCGTGCACTGCACAAACCACCTGAGAGGGGGATTCCTGAAG GTGAAGAAGATGGAGAGGTCAATGGGGATTTTGTTTCACCAAATAGGAAGAAGAGATCTACTAGGAGTGCAAAACCAAGGAAATCAACATCAAACAA GGTTTCTTCTGCTGTTGGTAATATACTTCAGAAGcttgatgtgattcttggttTTCTTAAGGAGTTGTGCACTATAGAGCATCTACCAGACAGTTGCATTATTCAACTTATTAAGACTTGTTTCACAACATTTGTGGTTGAAAACATCCAGCTTTTGCAAATGAAATCAATAAGCTTAATAAGTGGG ATATTTTATGCATACACACAGCATCGTGCTTCTATAATGGATGAAGCACTTCTGATTCTTTTGAAATTACCCTCTTCTAAGCGCATGCCCAGAACTTATCCTCTACCTGATGAAGAGCAGAGGCAAATCCAGTTCATCACTGCTCTTTTAATTCAAATAGTTCACAGCAGTTCAAACCTTCCAGATGTTTTGAGGGAATCATCTGACAGTCCTTCTCTAGAAGTTTCAGTTGATGCCAGTTACCCTACCAAATCTTGTGAGTCAGTCACGGAAGCATGCTGTCTTTTCTGGAGTCGTGTTCTTCAACGTctaacaaacacaaaaaatcaGGAGGCAGCTGAGTTGAAGACAATGATTGAGAATCTTGTCATTGATCTGTTAACTACTTTGAATTTGCCTGAATATCCAGCCTCTGCTCCTCTTTTGGAG GTTCTTTGTGTTTTACTCCTTCAAAATGCTGGGTTGAAATCTAAAGATATTTCTGTTCGTTCGATGGCCATTGACCTTCTTGGCACAATTGCTGCAAGGCTGAAACAAGATGCAGTCCGCTGTAGGGAGGAGAAATTCTGGATAGTAAAGGAGTTGAGAAGTGGGGAAATGATTGACCGGAATCCTCCCAAGGATGCATGTTCTGTTTGTTCGGATACCAGGATTGAAAAATCACTTGTTCAATgccatggttgtcagagactaTTTCATCTTAACTGTACTGGAATCAGGGGTCATGATATTCCGAATCGCGGCTTTCATTGCCAGATGTGTATCTCCAAGAAGCAACTTCTTGTACTGAAATCACTATGCGAGTCTCAGTCCAATGATGCTGGGCAAAATAACCGTACTAACTCAGGAAAAATGTCACAAGTTGCTGAGGCAATCACAAATTTGGAGATTGTTCAGCAGCTACTACTGAATTATCTCCGTGATGCTGCAACTGTGGATGATTTACATCTATTTACTCGCTG GTTCTATCTTTGTCTTTGGTACAAAGATGACCCTAATTCAGAGCAAAAGTTCATGTATTATGTTGCACGATTAAAGTCACAAGCAATTGTGCGTGACTCTGGTTCTCTTTCTTCGCTAATGACAAGAGAGTCGGCAAAAAAGATAACTTTAGCATTGGGACAGAATAGTTCTTTTTCTAGAGGATTTGACAAGATTCTGCAAGTGCTTCTG GCAAGTTTGCGGGAGAACTCTCCAATCATTCGTGCAAAGGCATTGCGAGCA GTTAGTATCATTGTTGAGGCTGACCCAGAGGTTTTGGGTGATAAGCTTGTCCAAACAGCAGTGGAAGGGAGGTTTTGTGACTCTGCTATATCTGCCCGAGAAGCTGCGTTGGAACTTGTAGGCAGGCATATTGCTTCATATCCTGATGTTGGTCTGAAG TACTTTGAGAAGTTGGCGGAGAGAATAAAGGATACTGGAGTAAGCGTGCGAAAGCGTGCTATCAAAATCATACGGGACATGTGCACTTCAAATTCTAACTTCTTAGAGTTAACTACTGCTTGCGTTGAAATTATTTCCCGAGTTAATGATGAGGAATCCAGTGTACAG GACCTGGTCTGCAAGACATTTTATGAGTTTTGGTTTGAAGAACCTTCTGGTTCACAACATCATTATTTCGGAGATGGAAGTTCTGTTCCACTTGAGGTGGCTAAGAAAACAGAGCAAATTGTTCAGATGCTGAGAAGGATGCCCAGTCTTCAACTTCTTGTAACTGTGATTAAACGCAACTTAGCCCTTGATTTCTTTTCACAATCTGCTAAAGCTGTCGGTATCAACCCCGCGTCCCTTGCCTCAGTCCGTAGGCGCTGCGAGTTGATGTGCAAGTGCTTACTTGAGAAAATACTGCAG GTGATAGAGATGAATACGGGAGAAGGAGAGGTGCTTATGCTACCATACATGAGGCTCTTGCATGCCTTTTGTGTTGTTGATCCTACTCTATGTGCACCAGCTTCTGATCCTTCCCAGTTTGTGATCACGCTACAACCTTATTTGAAGAGTCAG GCTGATAATCGAGTTGCTGCCCAGCTTTTGGAGAGTATAATCTTTGTGATTGATTCTGTTTTGCCTTTACTAAGGAAGCTTCCTGAAAGTGTTGCTGAAGAACTTGAACAAGATCTGAAGCAAATGATTGTTCGGCATTCTTTCTTGACAGTTGTCCATGCTTGCATCAA GTGCCTCTGCTCTGTAAGTAATGTTGCTGGAAGAGGCTCAACTATCGTTGAACACCTTATCCAGTTATTCTTCAAACGCCTTGATGCACTAGGTTTCAGTAACAAGCAG cACTTTCAGCAAGTGGGCCGGTCTCTTTTCTGCCTGGGTTTGTTAATACGTTACAGTAGCTCATTATTGCATGCATCTGTTTCCAGTAACAACTTACATGTTTCTAGCAGCCTCAACCTATTTAAGAAATATCTTCAGGCCGAAGACTTTGTCATCAAGGTCCGCTCATTGCAG GCACTGGGCTATGTTTTTATTGCTCGCCCTGAATGCATGCTGGAAAAGGATGTAGGAAGAATTTTGGAGGCCACACTTTCTTCTAATACTGATACACGGCTCAAG ATGCAATCTCTGCAAAACATGTATGAGTATCTTCTTGATGCTGAAAGTCAAATGGGAACAAATAATGCAAGCGAGAATGAAGATGCTAACACAGCAGTTGGTGGCCCTAGTGTGCCTGTTGCTGCAGGGGCTGGTGATACCAACATTTGTGGAGGAATAATTCAGTTGTATTGGTCTAAAATCTTAGAAAGATGCCTAGatgtgaatgaacaagtgcgtCAGTCTTCTCTTAAG ATTGTGGAAGTTGTACTGCGTCAAGGTCTTGTTCATCCTATTACCTGTGTTCCCTCTTTGATAGCTCTTGAAACAGATCCGCAGGAGGTGAACTCAAAGCTGGCTCATCATTTGTTGATGAACATGAATGAGAA gtATCCATCCTTCTTTGAGAGTCGTCTTGGTGATGGTCTACAAATGTCATTTATGTTCATACAAGCCATGAATAAAGGTGATTCTCAAAGTTTAAAACCCCAGTCCAAAGCTCCAGGTATCATATCAGGGAAGTCAGAGCCTGGCTCATTTACCCATGCAAGGCTCGGGGTATCTCGAATCTACAAGCTCATCCGTGGAAATCGTATTTCAAGGAACAAATTTATGGCCTCAGTTGTGCGCAAATTTGATACGCCAAGCTTGGGTGATTTAGTTGGCCCATTTTTGAT TTACTGCACTGAAATTCTTGCTTCGCTTCCATTCACATCGCCTGATGAGCCCCTTTATTTGATCTATTCTATAAATCGGATTATTCAAGTTAGGGCTGGCACGGTGGAGGCAAATATGAAGGGATTTTTACAATTCTTACAAGCAGGctatcaaaaattaaatggaAGTGGGGGCATTCAAACAGAGTCTAATCAACCTATTAGGTGTCAGACTGAAACAATGGTTGCCAGCACAAAAATTGAGGAAGTGTTGGAAGGTGACCATGTTGGTGTAGATTATGGATCAGTGGAGCCATATATGCCCCATTTGGCATCATTAAATCCACATGGCATATCAAATACTGATTTGCAGATGATCCAG GTGGAGTGTCTGGCAGCTGGTGCTTTACAGTTACTTCTGAGGCTAAAGAGGCACCTCAAGATTCTGTATGATCTAAATGATGCCCGTTGCCAG GCATATTCTCCAAATGATCCCCTAAAACCTGGGGAAAGTCTTTCAAAGCAAAGTCTTCCTTTCAATGTGAATGAAATTAACATTGAGCACCCAAAGAATTATGAAGACTTTGTCCAGAGATATCAG GAATTCAAGAATGCCTTGAAGGAAGATACAGTGGACTATGCAATCTACACGGCGAACATTAAAAGGAAACGCGCTGCTCCAAGAAGAAGCAGGAAATCTGGTCGAATGATGGGTGGTTGTGAGGATGAAGAGTATGAAGAGGATGAAGATTGGGGTAGTGGAATGAAGAGTAGTAATAGTGGCAGAAGAAGCAGTAGCAGGTTAAGGCAGCACTTGTGA
- the LOC101259220 gene encoding sister chromatid cohesion protein SCC2 isoform X2 encodes MANSSGSSGVPHGISLSNTVHSEIAPSLPLPSLPVFCGALDHQLRLFDERSESRSLNRSDILIHANKIADLLHNTDVSYLNLRADASSQSHGFVGHLDLLNEVLTCNSEAFALINAGPIKETARSRNANSNSLESVPAVQLPQQGTVEIHNYQHDHAISDLTASSRKPKVKKKGRESTLLSSGPDASECQDAVAAGFCEMLEDFCGRAEIFSDEREEREFLAVSVADLKVVLREITSIRAKKALNSIPVDNLLRFLRVLDHQIHRAEGLSINDSEHMDAEVVSSIFCALESIHAALAIMAYNGMPKQLYKEEIIERIVEFSRHQVMDVIFGSDPVYRALHKPPERGIPEGEEDGEVNGDFVSPNRKKRSTRSAKPRKSTSNKVSSAVGNILQKLDVILGFLKELCTIEHLPDSCIIQLIKTCFTTFVVENIQLLQMKSISLISGIFYAYTQHRASIMDEALLILLKLPSSKRMPRTYPLPDEEQRQIQFITALLIQIVHSSSNLPDVLRESSDSPSLEVSVDASYPTKSCESVTEACCLFWSRVLQRLTNTKNQEAAELKTMIENLVIDLLTTLNLPEYPASAPLLEVLCVLLLQNAGLKSKDISVRSMAIDLLGTIAARLKQDAVRCREEKFWIVKELRSGEMIDRNPPKDACSVCSDTRIEKSLVQCHGCQRLFHLNCTGIRGHDIPNRGFHCQMCISKKQLLVLKSLCESQSNDAGQNNRTNSGKMSQVAEAITNLEIVQQLLLNYLRDAATVDDLHLFTRWFYLCLWYKDDPNSEQKFMYYVARLKSQAIVRDSGSLSSLMTRESAKKITLALGQNSSFSRGFDKILQVLLASLRENSPIIRAKALRAVSIIVEADPEVLGDKLVQTAVEGRFCDSAISAREAALELVGRHIASYPDVGLKYFEKLAERIKDTGVSVRKRAIKIIRDMCTSNSNFLELTTACVEIISRVNDEESSVQDLVCKTFYEFWFEEPSGSQHHYFGDGSSVPLEVAKKTEQIVQMLRRMPSLQLLVTVIKRNLALDFFSQSAKAVGINPASLASVRRRCELMCKCLLEKILQVIEMNTGEGEVLMLPYMRLLHAFCVVDPTLCAPASDPSQFVITLQPYLKSQADNRVAAQLLESIIFVIDSVLPLLRKLPESVAEELEQDLKQMIVRHSFLTVVHACIKCLCSVSNVAGRGSTIVEHLIQLFFKRLDALGFSNKQHFQQVGRSLFCLGLLIRYSSSLLHASVSSNNLHVSSSLNLFKKYLQAEDFVIKVRSLQALGYVFIARPECMLEKDVGRILEATLSSNTDTRLKMQSLQNMYEYLLDAESQMGTNNASENEDANTAVGGPSVPVAAGAGDTNICGGIIQLYWSKILERCLDVNEQVRQSSLKIVEVVLRQGLVHPITCVPSLIALETDPQEVNSKLAHHLLMNMNEKYPSFFESRLGDGLQMSFMFIQAMNKGDSQSLKPQSKAPGIISGKSEPGSFTHARLGVSRIYKLIRGNRISRNKFMASVVRKFDTPSLGDLVGPFLIYCTEILASLPFTSPDEPLYLIYSINRIIQVRAGTVEANMKGFLQFLQAGYQKLNGSGGIQTESNQPIRCQTETMVASTKIEEVLEGDHVGVDYGSVEPYMPHLASLNPHGISNTDLQMIQVECLAAGALQLLLRLKRHLKILYDLNDARCQAYSPNDPLKPGESLSKQSLPFNVNEINIEHPKNYEDFVQRYQEFKNALKEDTVDYAIYTANIKRKRAAPRRSRKSGRMMGGCEDEEYEEDEDWGSGMKSSNSGRRSSSRLRQHL; translated from the exons ATGGCAAATTCAAGTGGCAGTAGTGGTGTTCCTCATGGTATAAGTTTATCGAATACAGTGCACTCTGAAATTGCCCCGTCTTTGCCTTTGCCGTCACTTCCTGTCTTCTGCGGCGCACTCGATCATCAACTTAGGTTGTTCGACGAGCGGAGTGAATCCAGATCGTTGAATCGGAGTGACATACTTATTCACGCTAACAAAATTGCTGATCTGCTTCACAATACAGACGTTTCTTATTT GAACCTTAGAGCTGATGCAAGTTCACAATCTCATGGCTTTGTGGGACACCTTGACCTGCTTAATGAAGTGCTGACATGTAACTCTGAAGCCTTTGCTCTAATAAATGCAG GCCCCATTAAGGAGACTGCACGAAGTCGCAACGCTAATTCAAATTCTCTTGAGAGTGTACCTGCTGTCCAACTTCCACAACAAGGCACTGTAGAGATCCACAATTATCAGCACGACCATGCTATTAGT GATCTTACTGCATCTTCTAGGAAACCAAAAGTTAAGAAGAAAGGAAGGGAGAGCACCTTACTATCAAGTGGCCCTGATGCTTCTGAATGTCAAG ATGCAGTTGCAGCAGGTTTTTGTGAGATGTTGGAAGATTTTTGTGGCAGGGCAGAAATTTTTAGTGATGAGCGGGAGGAAAGAGAATTTTTAGCAGTGTCTGTGGCAGATCTTAAAGTTGTTCTGAGGGAGATCACATCCATCCGAGCAAAGAAAGCACTGAATTCGATTCCAGTTGATAATCTACTAAGATTTCTTAGGGTCTTAGATCACCAGATTCATCGAGCAGAAGGTTTATCAATTAATGATAGTGAACAT ATGGATGCAGAGGTTGTGTCATCGATTTTCTGTGCTTTAGAGTCCATTCATGCAGCTTTAGCTATAATGGCTTACAATGGGATGCCTAAGCAATTGTATAAGGAAGAA ATCATTGAAAGAATCGTGGAGTTCTCCCGGCACCAAGTTATGGATGTTATCTTTGGTAGTGATCCCGTGTACCGTGCACTGCACAAACCACCTGAGAGGGGGATTCCTGAAG GTGAAGAAGATGGAGAGGTCAATGGGGATTTTGTTTCACCAAATAGGAAGAAGAGATCTACTAGGAGTGCAAAACCAAGGAAATCAACATCAAACAA GGTTTCTTCTGCTGTTGGTAATATACTTCAGAAGcttgatgtgattcttggttTTCTTAAGGAGTTGTGCACTATAGAGCATCTACCAGACAGTTGCATTATTCAACTTATTAAGACTTGTTTCACAACATTTGTGGTTGAAAACATCCAGCTTTTGCAAATGAAATCAATAAGCTTAATAAGTGGG ATATTTTATGCATACACACAGCATCGTGCTTCTATAATGGATGAAGCACTTCTGATTCTTTTGAAATTACCCTCTTCTAAGCGCATGCCCAGAACTTATCCTCTACCTGATGAAGAGCAGAGGCAAATCCAGTTCATCACTGCTCTTTTAATTCAAATAGTTCACAGCAGTTCAAACCTTCCAGATGTTTTGAGGGAATCATCTGACAGTCCTTCTCTAGAAGTTTCAGTTGATGCCAGTTACCCTACCAAATCTTGTGAGTCAGTCACGGAAGCATGCTGTCTTTTCTGGAGTCGTGTTCTTCAACGTctaacaaacacaaaaaatcaGGAGGCAGCTGAGTTGAAGACAATGATTGAGAATCTTGTCATTGATCTGTTAACTACTTTGAATTTGCCTGAATATCCAGCCTCTGCTCCTCTTTTGGAG GTTCTTTGTGTTTTACTCCTTCAAAATGCTGGGTTGAAATCTAAAGATATTTCTGTTCGTTCGATGGCCATTGACCTTCTTGGCACAATTGCTGCAAGGCTGAAACAAGATGCAGTCCGCTGTAGGGAGGAGAAATTCTGGATAGTAAAGGAGTTGAGAAGTGGGGAAATGATTGACCGGAATCCTCCCAAGGATGCATGTTCTGTTTGTTCGGATACCAGGATTGAAAAATCACTTGTTCAATgccatggttgtcagagactaTTTCATCTTAACTGTACTGGAATCAGGGGTCATGATATTCCGAATCGCGGCTTTCATTGCCAGATGTGTATCTCCAAGAAGCAACTTCTTGTACTGAAATCACTATGCGAGTCTCAGTCCAATGATGCTGGGCAAAATAACCGTACTAACTCAGGAAAAATGTCACAAGTTGCTGAGGCAATCACAAATTTGGAGATTGTTCAGCAGCTACTACTGAATTATCTCCGTGATGCTGCAACTGTGGATGATTTACATCTATTTACTCGCTG GTTCTATCTTTGTCTTTGGTACAAAGATGACCCTAATTCAGAGCAAAAGTTCATGTATTATGTTGCACGATTAAAGTCACAAGCAATTGTGCGTGACTCTGGTTCTCTTTCTTCGCTAATGACAAGAGAGTCGGCAAAAAAGATAACTTTAGCATTGGGACAGAATAGTTCTTTTTCTAGAGGATTTGACAAGATTCTGCAAGTGCTTCTG GCAAGTTTGCGGGAGAACTCTCCAATCATTCGTGCAAAGGCATTGCGAGCA GTTAGTATCATTGTTGAGGCTGACCCAGAGGTTTTGGGTGATAAGCTTGTCCAAACAGCAGTGGAAGGGAGGTTTTGTGACTCTGCTATATCTGCCCGAGAAGCTGCGTTGGAACTTGTAGGCAGGCATATTGCTTCATATCCTGATGTTGGTCTGAAG TACTTTGAGAAGTTGGCGGAGAGAATAAAGGATACTGGAGTAAGCGTGCGAAAGCGTGCTATCAAAATCATACGGGACATGTGCACTTCAAATTCTAACTTCTTAGAGTTAACTACTGCTTGCGTTGAAATTATTTCCCGAGTTAATGATGAGGAATCCAGTGTACAG GACCTGGTCTGCAAGACATTTTATGAGTTTTGGTTTGAAGAACCTTCTGGTTCACAACATCATTATTTCGGAGATGGAAGTTCTGTTCCACTTGAGGTGGCTAAGAAAACAGAGCAAATTGTTCAGATGCTGAGAAGGATGCCCAGTCTTCAACTTCTTGTAACTGTGATTAAACGCAACTTAGCCCTTGATTTCTTTTCACAATCTGCTAAAGCTGTCGGTATCAACCCCGCGTCCCTTGCCTCAGTCCGTAGGCGCTGCGAGTTGATGTGCAAGTGCTTACTTGAGAAAATACTGCAG GTGATAGAGATGAATACGGGAGAAGGAGAGGTGCTTATGCTACCATACATGAGGCTCTTGCATGCCTTTTGTGTTGTTGATCCTACTCTATGTGCACCAGCTTCTGATCCTTCCCAGTTTGTGATCACGCTACAACCTTATTTGAAGAGTCAG GCTGATAATCGAGTTGCTGCCCAGCTTTTGGAGAGTATAATCTTTGTGATTGATTCTGTTTTGCCTTTACTAAGGAAGCTTCCTGAAAGTGTTGCTGAAGAACTTGAACAAGATCTGAAGCAAATGATTGTTCGGCATTCTTTCTTGACAGTTGTCCATGCTTGCATCAA GTGCCTCTGCTCTGTAAGTAATGTTGCTGGAAGAGGCTCAACTATCGTTGAACACCTTATCCAGTTATTCTTCAAACGCCTTGATGCACTAGGTTTCAGTAACAAGCAG cACTTTCAGCAAGTGGGCCGGTCTCTTTTCTGCCTGGGTTTGTTAATACGTTACAGTAGCTCATTATTGCATGCATCTGTTTCCAGTAACAACTTACATGTTTCTAGCAGCCTCAACCTATTTAAGAAATATCTTCAGGCCGAAGACTTTGTCATCAAGGTCCGCTCATTGCAG GCACTGGGCTATGTTTTTATTGCTCGCCCTGAATGCATGCTGGAAAAGGATGTAGGAAGAATTTTGGAGGCCACACTTTCTTCTAATACTGATACACGGCTCAAG ATGCAATCTCTGCAAAACATGTATGAGTATCTTCTTGATGCTGAAAGTCAAATGGGAACAAATAATGCAAGCGAGAATGAAGATGCTAACACAGCAGTTGGTGGCCCTAGTGTGCCTGTTGCTGCAGGGGCTGGTGATACCAACATTTGTGGAGGAATAATTCAGTTGTATTGGTCTAAAATCTTAGAAAGATGCCTAGatgtgaatgaacaagtgcgtCAGTCTTCTCTTAAG ATTGTGGAAGTTGTACTGCGTCAAGGTCTTGTTCATCCTATTACCTGTGTTCCCTCTTTGATAGCTCTTGAAACAGATCCGCAGGAGGTGAACTCAAAGCTGGCTCATCATTTGTTGATGAACATGAATGAGAA gtATCCATCCTTCTTTGAGAGTCGTCTTGGTGATGGTCTACAAATGTCATTTATGTTCATACAAGCCATGAATAAAGGTGATTCTCAAAGTTTAAAACCCCAGTCCAAAGCTCCAGGTATCATATCAGGGAAGTCAGAGCCTGGCTCATTTACCCATGCAAGGCTCGGGGTATCTCGAATCTACAAGCTCATCCGTGGAAATCGTATTTCAAGGAACAAATTTATGGCCTCAGTTGTGCGCAAATTTGATACGCCAAGCTTGGGTGATTTAGTTGGCCCATTTTTGAT TTACTGCACTGAAATTCTTGCTTCGCTTCCATTCACATCGCCTGATGAGCCCCTTTATTTGATCTATTCTATAAATCGGATTATTCAAGTTAGGGCTGGCACGGTGGAGGCAAATATGAAGGGATTTTTACAATTCTTACAAGCAGGctatcaaaaattaaatggaAGTGGGGGCATTCAAACAGAGTCTAATCAACCTATTAGGTGTCAGACTGAAACAATGGTTGCCAGCACAAAAATTGAGGAAGTGTTGGAAGGTGACCATGTTGGTGTAGATTATGGATCAGTGGAGCCATATATGCCCCATTTGGCATCATTAAATCCACATGGCATATCAAATACTGATTTGCAGATGATCCAG GTGGAGTGTCTGGCAGCTGGTGCTTTACAGTTACTTCTGAGGCTAAAGAGGCACCTCAAGATTCTGTATGATCTAAATGATGCCCGTTGCCAG GCATATTCTCCAAATGATCCCCTAAAACCTGGGGAAAGTCTTTCAAAGCAAAGTCTTCCTTTCAATGTGAATGAAATTAACATTGAGCACCCAAAGAATTATGAAGACTTTGTCCAGAGATATCAG GAATTCAAGAATGCCTTGAAGGAAGATACAGTGGACTATGCAATCTACACGGCGAACATTAAAAGGAAACGCGCTGCTCCAAGAAGAAGCAGGAAATCTGGTCGAATGATGGGTGGTTGTGAGGATGAAGAGTATGAAGAGGATGAAGATTGGGGTAGTGGAATGAAGAGTAGTAATAGTGGCAGAAGAAGCAGTAGCAGGTTAAGGCAGCACTTGTGA